Proteins encoded within one genomic window of Streptomyces kaniharaensis:
- a CDS encoding DUF5304 family protein produces the protein MTSTDRTEPAAEPAAEPADGPAAEPGGPQAHPFGPELGPLVDEVRRFATVVGQRAQEASADTLITLAGLADRLREQQPEVYSHLAAAGSGLASAGAELLAAYRAAVVGHERRWTAGPDAPAERIDLDTPDEPSAKQ, from the coding sequence ATGACCAGCACCGACCGGACCGAGCCCGCAGCTGAGCCCGCAGCCGAGCCGGCCGATGGCCCCGCCGCCGAGCCGGGCGGCCCGCAAGCCCACCCGTTCGGGCCGGAGCTGGGCCCGCTGGTCGACGAGGTGCGCCGGTTCGCCACCGTCGTCGGCCAGCGGGCCCAGGAGGCGAGCGCCGACACCCTGATCACCCTGGCCGGGCTGGCCGACCGGCTGCGCGAGCAGCAGCCCGAGGTCTACTCCCACCTCGCCGCCGCCGGCTCCGGACTCGCCTCGGCCGGTGCCGAGCTGCTGGCCGCCTACCGTGCCGCCGTCGTCGGCCACGAGCGCCGCTGGACCGCCGGCCCCGACGCCCCCGCCGAGCGGATCGACCTCGACACGCCTGACGAGCCGTCCGCCAAGCAGTGA
- a CDS encoding ArsA family ATPase has protein sequence MTATRTILVSGDTGAPAVAAATALHAARRGHRTWLLAADDPHRALDTVLDTRLEPEPARYAPGLTVSRIDEQAAFRHALGEIGGRLGPALDLLGADPLDPEELTALPGIARIALLRALPAADQDVLVVLAPPPAELIATLALPEQLERYLDRLVPEQRQAARALRPLLAGLAGVPMPADWLYEGRSKAAALLAESRSAITAPGTSVRLVASADGHPYEELRRIRAGLALHGHRPDAVVVHGALPDAALDSPDPWLAALAGRRRDELAALTAATDAPVLVTGLADATLEAVADRLYGDGPGPEPLAPEPWRVEDRLAEEGLLVWHLALPGAERADLDLVRRGDELVVGLGAHRRVLTLPSALRRCTVTGAGLHDGALAVRFAPDPALWPRG, from the coding sequence ATGACGGCGACACGCACCATCCTGGTCAGCGGCGACACGGGCGCGCCCGCGGTGGCCGCCGCCACCGCCCTGCACGCCGCCCGGCGCGGGCACCGCACCTGGCTGCTCGCCGCGGACGACCCGCACCGGGCCCTGGACACCGTCCTCGACACCCGGCTGGAGCCCGAACCGGCCCGGTACGCACCCGGCCTGACCGTCTCCCGGATCGACGAGCAGGCCGCCTTCCGGCACGCCCTCGGCGAGATCGGCGGCCGGCTGGGGCCCGCCCTCGACCTGCTCGGCGCCGACCCGCTCGACCCCGAGGAACTGACCGCCCTCCCCGGCATCGCCCGGATCGCCCTGCTGCGCGCCCTGCCCGCCGCCGACCAGGACGTCCTGGTCGTGCTCGCCCCGCCGCCGGCCGAGCTGATCGCCACCCTCGCCCTGCCCGAGCAGCTGGAGCGCTACCTGGACCGGCTGGTCCCCGAGCAGCGGCAGGCCGCCCGGGCGCTGCGCCCGCTGCTGGCCGGCCTGGCGGGCGTGCCGATGCCCGCCGACTGGCTGTACGAGGGCCGGTCCAAGGCCGCCGCGCTGCTCGCCGAGTCCCGGTCCGCGATCACCGCGCCCGGCACCAGCGTCCGCCTGGTCGCGTCGGCCGACGGCCACCCGTACGAGGAGCTGCGCCGGATCCGCGCCGGGCTCGCCCTGCACGGGCACCGGCCGGACGCCGTCGTCGTGCACGGCGCCCTGCCGGACGCGGCGCTCGACTCGCCGGACCCGTGGCTGGCTGCCCTGGCCGGGCGCCGCCGCGACGAGCTGGCCGCGCTGACCGCTGCGACCGACGCCCCCGTCCTGGTCACCGGGCTCGCCGACGCGACCCTGGAGGCCGTCGCCGACCGCCTCTACGGTGACGGGCCCGGCCCGGAGCCGCTCGCCCCCGAGCCGTGGCGGGTCGAGGACCGGCTCGCGGAGGAAGGCCTGCTGGTCTGGCACCTCGCGCTGCCGGGCGCCGAGCGGGCCGACCTCGACCTGGTCCGGCGCGGCGACGAACTGGTCGTCGGCCTCGGCGCCCACCGCCGCGTGCTCACCCTGCCGTCCGCGCTGCGGCGCTGCACCGTCACGGGCGCGGGCCTGCACGACGGGGCGCTCGCGGTGCGGTTCGCGCCGGACCCGGCGCTCTGGCCTCGGGGCTGA
- a CDS encoding SRPBCC family protein encodes MAEHTRSSITIDATPATVMAVIADFAAYPAWTGEVKEIEVVETGEDGRASQVRLLLDAGAIRDEHVLAYTWNGDREVSWTLVRSQMLRSLDGSYTLAPISGGDRTEVTYQLAVDVKIPMLGMIKRKAEKVIIDRALAGLKKRVEG; translated from the coding sequence ATGGCGGAGCACACCAGGTCGAGCATCACCATCGACGCGACCCCGGCCACGGTCATGGCCGTGATCGCCGACTTCGCCGCCTACCCGGCCTGGACCGGCGAGGTCAAGGAGATCGAGGTCGTGGAGACCGGCGAGGACGGCCGCGCGAGCCAGGTCCGTCTGCTCCTCGACGCCGGCGCCATCCGCGACGAGCACGTCCTCGCCTACACCTGGAACGGCGACCGCGAGGTGAGCTGGACCCTGGTGCGCAGCCAGATGCTCCGCTCGCTGGACGGCTCCTACACCCTCGCCCCGATCTCCGGCGGCGACCGCACCGAGGTGACGTACCAGCTCGCGGTGGACGTCAAGATCCCGATGCTGGGCATGATCAAGCGCAAGGCCGAGAAGGTCATCATCGACCGAGCCCTGGCCGGCCTGAAGAAGCGCGTCGAGGGCTGA
- a CDS encoding AMP-dependent synthetase/ligase, protein MLDFSLPALYQVPSGGNLADLVHQNAERHPDVAVLSRKVDGRWQELTAAQFQVEVHAAAKGLIAAGIRPGDRVGIMSRTRYEWTLLDFAIWTAGAITVPVYETSSAEQVEWILGDSGAVAVLTETDQHAEAVEEVRGRLPELKHTWQIEGGAIAALAEAGEKVADDTVAERRSIATSDSVATIVYTSGTTGRPKGCQLTHGNFLAECGNVVERLTPLFRTGESSVLLFLPLAHVLGRIAEIAPTMAPIKLGHVSDIKDVTAELAAFRPTLILGVPRVFEKVYNTARAKAQADGKGKIFDRAADTAIAYSRAMDTGGAGLGLRIKHAIFDKLVYSKLRAALGGRATHAISGGAPLGERLGHFYRGIGFTVLEGYGLTETCAATAFNPWDKPKIGTVGQPLPGAAVRIAEDGEVFFKGPQVFTGYWNNPQATADTLRDGWIATGDLGSLDSEGYLTITGRKKEIIVTAGGKNVAPAVIEDRIRAHALVGEVMVVGDRKPFVACLITVDPDFFPKWKELNGKPATATVSDLCEDPDLLAALQAAVDDGNAAVSHAEAVKKFRLLDTEFSEESGHLTPSLKLKRNVVLKDFAADVEAIYQR, encoded by the coding sequence TTGCTCGACTTCAGCCTTCCGGCCCTCTACCAGGTACCGAGCGGCGGCAACCTCGCCGACCTGGTGCACCAGAACGCCGAGCGGCACCCGGACGTCGCGGTGCTCAGCCGGAAGGTGGACGGCCGCTGGCAGGAGCTGACCGCCGCCCAGTTCCAGGTCGAGGTGCACGCCGCCGCGAAGGGCCTGATCGCCGCGGGCATCCGGCCCGGCGACCGAGTGGGCATCATGTCCCGCACCCGGTACGAGTGGACGCTGCTGGACTTCGCGATCTGGACGGCCGGCGCGATCACCGTGCCGGTGTACGAGACCTCCTCCGCCGAGCAGGTCGAGTGGATCCTCGGCGACTCCGGGGCGGTCGCCGTGCTCACCGAGACCGACCAGCACGCCGAGGCGGTCGAGGAGGTGCGCGGCCGGCTGCCGGAGCTGAAGCACACCTGGCAGATCGAGGGCGGCGCGATCGCCGCGCTGGCCGAGGCCGGCGAGAAGGTCGCGGACGACACCGTCGCCGAGCGCCGCTCGATCGCGACCTCCGACTCGGTCGCCACCATCGTCTACACCTCGGGCACCACCGGCCGCCCGAAGGGCTGTCAGCTGACGCACGGCAACTTCCTCGCCGAGTGCGGCAACGTCGTGGAGCGGCTGACCCCGCTGTTCCGCACCGGCGAGAGCTCCGTCCTGCTGTTCCTGCCGCTGGCGCACGTGCTCGGCCGGATCGCCGAGATCGCCCCGACGATGGCCCCGATCAAGCTGGGCCACGTCTCCGACATCAAGGACGTCACCGCCGAGCTGGCCGCGTTCAGGCCGACCCTCATCCTTGGCGTGCCCCGGGTGTTCGAGAAGGTCTACAACACCGCCCGCGCCAAGGCCCAGGCCGACGGCAAGGGCAAGATCTTCGACCGGGCCGCCGACACCGCGATCGCCTACAGCCGGGCCATGGACACCGGCGGCGCTGGCCTGGGCCTGCGGATCAAGCATGCGATCTTCGACAAGCTGGTCTACAGCAAGCTGCGCGCCGCCCTCGGCGGCCGGGCCACCCACGCCATCTCCGGCGGCGCCCCGCTGGGCGAGCGGCTGGGCCACTTCTACCGGGGCATCGGCTTCACCGTCCTGGAGGGCTACGGTCTGACCGAGACCTGCGCGGCCACCGCCTTCAACCCGTGGGACAAGCCGAAGATCGGTACGGTCGGCCAGCCGCTGCCCGGCGCCGCCGTCCGGATCGCCGAGGACGGCGAGGTCTTCTTCAAGGGCCCGCAGGTCTTCACCGGCTACTGGAACAACCCGCAGGCCACCGCCGACACCCTCAGGGACGGCTGGATCGCCACCGGCGACCTCGGCTCGCTGGACTCCGAGGGCTACCTGACCATCACCGGCCGCAAGAAGGAGATCATCGTCACCGCGGGCGGCAAGAACGTCGCCCCGGCGGTGATCGAGGACCGGATCCGGGCGCACGCGCTGGTCGGCGAGGTCATGGTGGTCGGCGACCGCAAGCCCTTCGTCGCCTGCCTGATCACCGTCGACCCGGACTTCTTCCCCAAGTGGAAGGAGCTCAACGGCAAGCCCGCCACCGCGACGGTCAGCGACCTGTGCGAGGACCCGGACCTGCTGGCCGCGCTCCAGGCCGCGGTGGACGACGGCAACGCGGCCGTCTCGCACGCCGAGGCGGTCAAGAAGTTCCGCCTGCTGGACACCGAGTTCTCCGAGGAGAGCGGCCATCTCACGCCGTCCCTCAAGCTGAAGCGCAACGTCGTGCTGAAGGACTTCGCCGCCGACGTCGAGGCGATCTACCAGCGCTGA
- a CDS encoding glycosyltransferase family 4 protein: MHKTLIVTNDFPPRPGGIQAFVHNMAVRQPAGSIVVYASTWRDGSEVGRFDAEQPFPVIRDRTKVMVPTPRVTRRAAEILRAEKCDAVWFGAAAPLGLMAPALRRAGAGRLLGMTHGHEAAWAQLPASRQLLRRIGAGTDVLTYLGEYTRSRIADAVGPEAAARMVQLPPGVDETTFNPGSGGGEVRRRLGLADRPVVVCVSRLVPRKGQDTLIEAMPQILADVPDAVLLIVGGGPYRADLEKLADARGVRSAVRFTGSVPWEELPAHYGAGDVFAMPCRTRRGGLDVEGLGIVYLEASATGLPVVAGDSGGAPDAVLEGETGYVVPGGSATAAAERIVRLLRDEELRRRMGEAGRRWVERSWRWDLLAGRLTSLLAA; encoded by the coding sequence ATGCACAAGACCCTGATCGTCACCAACGACTTCCCGCCCCGCCCCGGCGGCATCCAGGCCTTCGTGCACAACATGGCCGTCCGTCAGCCCGCCGGGAGCATCGTGGTGTACGCCTCGACCTGGCGCGACGGCAGCGAGGTGGGCCGGTTCGACGCCGAGCAGCCGTTCCCGGTGATCCGCGACCGGACGAAGGTGATGGTTCCCACACCGCGGGTCACCCGGCGGGCCGCCGAGATCCTCCGGGCGGAGAAGTGCGACGCGGTCTGGTTCGGCGCCGCCGCGCCGCTCGGGCTGATGGCGCCCGCGCTGCGCCGGGCCGGGGCCGGGCGGCTGCTCGGCATGACCCACGGGCACGAGGCCGCCTGGGCCCAGCTGCCGGCCTCCCGGCAGCTGCTGCGCCGGATCGGCGCGGGCACCGACGTGCTGACGTACCTGGGCGAGTACACCCGCTCCCGGATCGCGGACGCCGTCGGGCCGGAGGCGGCGGCCCGGATGGTGCAGCTGCCGCCGGGCGTGGACGAGACGACGTTCAACCCGGGCTCCGGGGGCGGCGAGGTCCGGCGCCGGCTGGGGCTGGCGGACCGCCCGGTGGTGGTGTGCGTGTCCCGGCTGGTGCCGCGCAAGGGCCAGGACACCCTGATCGAGGCGATGCCGCAGATCCTCGCCGACGTCCCGGACGCGGTGCTGCTGATCGTCGGCGGCGGCCCCTACCGGGCGGACCTGGAGAAGCTGGCGGACGCCCGGGGCGTGCGCTCCGCGGTGCGCTTCACCGGCTCGGTGCCGTGGGAGGAGCTGCCCGCGCACTACGGCGCCGGGGACGTCTTCGCGATGCCCTGCCGGACCAGGCGCGGCGGGCTCGACGTCGAGGGCCTCGGCATCGTCTACCTGGAGGCCTCGGCGACCGGCCTGCCGGTCGTCGCTGGGGACTCCGGCGGCGCGCCGGACGCCGTCCTGGAGGGCGAGACCGGGTACGTGGTGCCGGGCGGCTCGGCCACGGCGGCGGCCGAGCGGATCGTCCGCCTGCTGCGCGACGAGGAGCTGCGGCGGCGGATGGGCGAGGCCGGGCGGCGCTGGGTGGAGCGCTCCTGGCGGTGGGACCTGCTGGCCGGGCGGCTGACGTCGCTGCTCGCCGCGTGA
- a CDS encoding glycosyltransferase family 87 protein, producing MELAPATESGSSRGRAGRPLGALAALGATWVATRTVLVLLMTGVLKGPGGDITADVWMIYHAWYGVLQTGTFPFDDVTWQYPPGAALVILLPGLLPWSYLVSFWVMCGVADVAATALLVRTGLRRGRALTGAWMWVVGVPLLGPMVYNRFDVIVTAITLAGLLALIRRPAVGGMLLGLGGIIKIWPLLGLIGTPSGRRTRRSWTLAAATAVSVGFLLAAGMNGAFDFLAFQKERGIEVESLGALPLHYARLAGAWDGRVTMNYGSPEMLGPWVGVIGKVMIAGTVLGFVWLLLWRFTARRRNAATMYDAALTALLIFTVTSRVISPQYVVWLIGVAAVCLTVHGTSQRPVAVLILLASPLTLVEFPLMFNRILASEPSAVAVLSARNLLLLAATVLSCVRLWRSTRGPDRLLPPTVVLAEPEPVAAAAYPVRPGIAYEQDLLDGIDRPNTPAGR from the coding sequence GTGGAGTTGGCCCCGGCCACCGAGTCCGGTTCTTCGCGCGGCCGCGCGGGCCGCCCGCTCGGGGCGCTCGCGGCGCTCGGCGCCACCTGGGTGGCCACCCGGACGGTGCTGGTGCTGCTGATGACCGGCGTGCTGAAGGGGCCCGGCGGGGACATCACCGCCGACGTCTGGATGATCTACCACGCCTGGTACGGCGTCCTGCAGACCGGCACCTTCCCGTTCGACGACGTGACCTGGCAGTACCCGCCCGGCGCGGCCCTGGTGATCCTCCTGCCGGGCCTGCTGCCCTGGTCGTACCTGGTCTCGTTCTGGGTGATGTGCGGGGTCGCCGACGTCGCCGCGACGGCCCTGCTGGTGCGCACGGGCCTGCGCCGGGGCCGGGCGCTGACCGGCGCCTGGATGTGGGTGGTGGGCGTGCCGCTGCTCGGCCCCATGGTCTACAACCGCTTCGACGTCATCGTGACCGCGATCACGCTGGCCGGTCTGCTGGCGCTGATCCGCCGCCCGGCCGTCGGCGGGATGCTGCTGGGCCTCGGCGGGATCATCAAGATCTGGCCGCTGCTCGGCCTGATCGGCACCCCCTCCGGGCGCCGCACCCGCCGTTCCTGGACGCTCGCGGCGGCCACCGCCGTCTCGGTGGGCTTCCTGCTCGCGGCCGGGATGAACGGCGCCTTCGACTTCCTGGCGTTCCAGAAGGAGCGCGGCATCGAGGTGGAGTCGCTCGGCGCGCTGCCGCTGCACTACGCCCGGCTCGCGGGCGCCTGGGACGGCAGGGTGACGATGAACTACGGCTCGCCGGAGATGCTCGGCCCCTGGGTCGGCGTCATCGGCAAGGTCATGATCGCCGGCACCGTGCTGGGCTTCGTCTGGCTGCTGCTGTGGCGCTTCACCGCCCGGCGCCGCAACGCCGCCACGATGTACGACGCGGCGCTGACCGCGCTGCTCATCTTCACCGTCACCAGCCGGGTGATCAGCCCGCAGTACGTGGTGTGGCTGATCGGCGTCGCGGCGGTCTGCCTGACCGTGCACGGCACCAGCCAGCGGCCGGTGGCGGTGCTGATCCTGCTCGCCAGCCCGCTGACGCTCGTCGAGTTCCCGCTGATGTTCAACCGGATCCTCGCCAGCGAGCCGTCGGCCGTCGCCGTGCTGAGCGCGCGCAACCTGCTGCTGCTGGCCGCCACCGTGCTGTCCTGCGTCCGGCTCTGGCGCTCCACCCGCGGGCCGGACCGGCTGCTGCCGCCGACGGTGGTGCTGGCCGAGCCCGAGCCGGTCGCGGCCGCCGCGTACCCGGTGCGCCCGGGCATCGCCTACGAGCAGGACCTGCTGGACGGCATCGACCGCCCGAACACCCCGGCCGGTCGTTAG
- a CDS encoding C40 family peptidase: MPVHRRSQLLARALVLTAAATTALGVTAGGSAHGAPVPDAPNRGDVKAQVEQLYNEAEQASEKYNAAQEAQQRLQGETTILQGEMAVAQDQLNQLRGDLATVAGAEYRGGGMTRAVQLMLATDPDGYLTRARTLDQAAERQNDTLHELVTRQRRLDQRRAETTGKLAELDQARRSLADSKEQIQQRLAKAQKLLNGLGATERTRMAAQDAHEAEQRATRGTDRLDLGTVPPASDRGAAALAAAVRMIGSPYVYGSAGPRTFDCSGLMYYSWRQAGVTLPRTSQAQAYAGQRVSLSEARPGDLVIFYRDMHHVGMYAGGGVIVHAPYPGAKVRYESVNAMPVAGVVRL; encoded by the coding sequence ATGCCCGTGCACCGCCGTTCCCAACTGCTCGCCCGTGCGCTGGTACTGACCGCGGCCGCCACCACCGCCCTCGGCGTCACCGCCGGCGGCAGCGCCCACGGCGCCCCCGTGCCGGACGCGCCGAACCGCGGCGACGTCAAGGCGCAGGTCGAGCAGCTGTACAACGAGGCCGAGCAGGCGTCGGAGAAGTACAACGCCGCCCAGGAGGCCCAGCAGCGGCTCCAGGGCGAGACCACCATCCTCCAGGGCGAGATGGCCGTCGCCCAGGACCAGCTCAACCAGCTGCGCGGCGACCTCGCCACGGTGGCCGGCGCCGAGTACCGCGGCGGCGGCATGACCCGGGCCGTCCAGCTGATGCTCGCCACCGACCCGGACGGGTACCTCACCCGGGCCCGCACCCTCGACCAGGCCGCCGAGCGGCAGAACGACACGCTGCACGAGCTGGTCACCCGCCAGCGCCGGCTCGACCAGCGCCGCGCCGAGACCACCGGCAAGCTCGCCGAGCTCGACCAGGCCCGGCGCTCGCTCGCCGACAGCAAGGAGCAGATCCAGCAGCGGCTCGCCAAGGCCCAGAAGCTGCTCAACGGCCTGGGTGCCACCGAGCGGACCCGGATGGCCGCGCAGGACGCCCACGAGGCCGAGCAGCGCGCCACCCGGGGCACCGACCGGCTGGACCTCGGCACCGTCCCGCCGGCCTCCGACCGCGGCGCGGCGGCGCTGGCGGCCGCCGTGAGGATGATCGGATCCCCGTACGTCTACGGATCCGCCGGGCCCCGCACGTTCGACTGCTCCGGTCTGATGTACTACAGCTGGCGGCAGGCGGGAGTGACCCTGCCGCGCACCTCGCAGGCCCAGGCATACGCCGGCCAGCGGGTCAGCCTCTCCGAAGCGCGACCGGGAGACCTCGTGATCTTCTACCGGGACATGCACCACGTCGGCATGTACGCCGGCGGCGGGGTGATCGTGCACGCCCCCTACCCGGGCGCCAAGGTCCGCTACGAGAGCGTCAACGCGATGCCGGTCGCCGGGGTGGTCCGGCTCTGA
- a CDS encoding NlpC/P60 family protein has translation MASHRRPKPASRTRVSILTGVAAATVALSAQSGAHADPAPTKDQVKEQVDQLNEQAEVATEKFNAAQAKQQELQKQVGSLQDQVARQQAQVTDLQGGLAEIAGEQYRNGGISPTVQLMFSASPDNFLSQADALNQAGSTQKGQLKELQEQQRKLDQDRNEAQAKLAELDTTTQQLKTAKEEVQGKLRAAQDLLNTLTEQERQALRAAEEKAAADAKAKADAAKAAQQAADRASRDSTRTGLGSQPSSSPSSSPVAKPAPGSSHGAAALSYAASKVGSPYGWGDTGPNSFDCSGLMVWAFDQAGVSLPRTSQEQAHAGTRIGTDLSQAQPGDLLIFFSDAHHVGIYAGNGQVLHAPKPGAYVRYEAVSNMPLSAIVRV, from the coding sequence GTGGCGTCCCATCGTCGTCCCAAGCCCGCCAGCCGCACCCGTGTGTCCATCCTGACCGGTGTCGCCGCTGCAACCGTCGCCCTCTCCGCGCAGTCCGGTGCCCACGCCGACCCGGCGCCGACCAAGGACCAGGTCAAGGAGCAGGTCGACCAGCTCAACGAGCAGGCCGAGGTCGCGACGGAGAAGTTCAACGCCGCCCAGGCCAAGCAGCAGGAGCTGCAGAAGCAGGTCGGCAGCCTGCAGGACCAGGTGGCGCGCCAGCAGGCGCAGGTGACCGACCTGCAGGGCGGACTCGCCGAGATCGCCGGCGAGCAGTACCGCAACGGGGGCATATCCCCGACCGTCCAGCTGATGTTCTCCGCCAGCCCGGACAACTTCCTCAGCCAGGCCGACGCCCTGAACCAGGCCGGCAGCACCCAGAAGGGTCAGCTGAAGGAGCTCCAGGAGCAGCAGCGCAAGCTCGACCAGGACCGCAACGAGGCCCAGGCCAAGCTCGCCGAGCTGGACACCACCACGCAGCAGCTCAAGACCGCCAAGGAGGAGGTCCAGGGCAAGCTCAGGGCCGCCCAGGACCTGCTCAACACCCTGACCGAGCAGGAGCGCCAGGCGCTCCGCGCGGCCGAGGAGAAGGCCGCCGCCGACGCGAAGGCCAAGGCGGACGCCGCCAAGGCCGCCCAGCAGGCCGCCGACCGCGCCTCCCGCGACAGCACCCGCACCGGCCTGGGCTCGCAGCCGAGCTCCTCGCCGAGCTCCTCGCCGGTCGCCAAGCCGGCCCCCGGCAGCTCGCACGGTGCCGCCGCGCTGTCCTACGCCGCCAGCAAGGTCGGCAGCCCGTACGGCTGGGGCGACACCGGCCCGAACTCCTTCGACTGCTCCGGCCTGATGGTCTGGGCGTTCGACCAGGCCGGCGTGTCGCTGCCGCGCACCTCGCAGGAGCAGGCCCACGCCGGCACCCGGATCGGTACGGACCTCTCCCAGGCCCAGCCCGGCGACCTCCTGATCTTCTTCAGCGACGCCCACCACGTCGGCATCTACGCCGGCAACGGCCAGGTGCTGCACGCGCCGAAGCCGGGCGCCTACGTCCGCTACGAGGCGGTCTCGAACATGCCGCTCTCCGCCATCGTGCGCGTCTGA
- a CDS encoding C40 family peptidase has translation MASHRRPKQPSRARVSVLTAAAATAVALSAQVAAHAAPQPNKSDVKAQIDQLQQEQEQAAEKFNGAKERADQLRKQADQLQDQVARGQEQMTQLQAGLAGVAGEQYRTGGIDPSVQLMLSSDPAGYLDKASSVQQASTSEAEALKGLLDQQRRLDQEKAEAAAVLASLDATTKDLNQAKADVNQKLKAAQDLLNSLSASERAALRAQQAQDDRASRGSDRVDLSNLPPASGYAAVAVAKAMSKQGSPYVWGATGENTFDCSGLMVWAYGKAGVSLPRTSQEQGDVGTRVPSLDQAQPGDLVIYGSDRHHVGMYIGNGMVVHAPHTGDVVKVMKADAMPINTIRRV, from the coding sequence TTGGCCTCCCACCGCCGTCCCAAGCAGCCGAGCCGCGCGCGGGTCTCCGTGCTCACCGCTGCCGCTGCGACCGCGGTCGCCCTCTCCGCCCAGGTGGCCGCGCACGCCGCGCCGCAGCCGAACAAGTCGGACGTCAAGGCGCAGATCGACCAGCTCCAGCAGGAGCAGGAGCAGGCGGCGGAGAAGTTCAACGGCGCCAAGGAGCGGGCCGACCAGCTGCGCAAGCAGGCCGACCAGCTGCAGGACCAGGTGGCCCGCGGCCAGGAGCAGATGACCCAGCTTCAGGCCGGCCTCGCGGGCGTGGCGGGCGAGCAGTACCGCACCGGCGGCATCGACCCGTCCGTGCAGCTGATGCTCTCCTCCGACCCGGCCGGCTACCTGGACAAGGCCTCCAGCGTGCAGCAGGCCAGCACCAGCGAGGCCGAGGCGCTCAAGGGCCTGCTGGACCAGCAGCGCCGGCTGGACCAGGAGAAGGCCGAGGCCGCCGCGGTGCTCGCCTCGCTCGACGCCACCACCAAGGACCTGAACCAGGCCAAGGCGGACGTCAACCAGAAGCTCAAGGCGGCGCAGGACCTGCTGAACTCGCTCAGCGCCTCCGAGCGCGCCGCGCTGCGCGCCCAGCAGGCGCAGGACGACCGCGCCTCGCGCGGCAGCGACCGGGTCGACCTCAGCAACCTGCCGCCGGCGAGCGGGTACGCGGCCGTGGCCGTCGCCAAGGCGATGAGCAAGCAGGGCTCGCCGTACGTGTGGGGCGCCACCGGGGAGAACACCTTCGACTGCTCGGGCCTGATGGTCTGGGCGTACGGGAAGGCCGGCGTCTCGCTGCCGCGCACCTCGCAGGAGCAGGGCGACGTCGGCACCCGGGTGCCCTCGCTGGACCAGGCCCAGCCGGGCGACCTCGTCATCTACGGCAGCGACCGGCACCACGTCGGGATGTACATCGGCAACGGCATGGTGGTGCACGCGCCGCACACCGGTGACGTGGTCAAGGTGATGAAGGCCGACGCGATGCCGATCAACACCATCCGCCGGGTCTGA
- a CDS encoding NYN domain-containing protein produces MPEGVRRRVVGLAADALGGMPPGELPQSLRQYAKFTPVRRAKYAATALAAALESEPAFRVRIAERLRLGQPDLVKALESGSVPGAADPMDVAAAAYLVRSAGWSRLVAEAGEEAERADAEGAAAEAARLAEKLQAELTEVRAAARADLDRQRAESEDVRREADALRRKMRSLESDTRRAQAETRRLAGELETLRAQAAAERSAAESEARRLRHRVSELENAAEQGRRSAREGRSVEDMRLRLLLDTVLQSAQGLQRELALPVSQIRPADLVEAVVPGAASPHDVARRGLAEDDPALLDQLLAIPQVHLVVDGYNVTKTGYPTLPLEQQRIRLLGGLAMLAQRTQAEVTCVFDGQDLDVPVIMAPPRGVRVRFSRTGETADELIRRLVRAEPQGRPVVVVSTDREVAEGVRKAGARPVASVLLLNRLARP; encoded by the coding sequence CTGCCCGAGGGAGTACGCCGGCGCGTGGTCGGCCTGGCGGCGGACGCGCTCGGCGGAATGCCTCCGGGCGAGCTGCCGCAGAGCCTCCGTCAGTACGCGAAGTTCACCCCTGTGCGGCGCGCCAAGTACGCGGCCACCGCGCTGGCCGCGGCGCTGGAGTCGGAGCCGGCCTTCCGGGTGCGGATAGCGGAACGGCTGCGGCTCGGGCAGCCGGACCTGGTGAAGGCGCTGGAGTCGGGCAGCGTCCCCGGCGCCGCCGATCCGATGGACGTCGCGGCCGCCGCCTACCTGGTGCGGTCGGCGGGCTGGAGCCGGCTGGTCGCCGAGGCCGGCGAGGAGGCCGAGCGGGCCGACGCCGAGGGCGCGGCGGCGGAGGCGGCCCGGCTGGCGGAGAAGCTCCAGGCCGAGCTGACCGAGGTGCGTGCGGCCGCGCGGGCGGACCTGGACCGGCAGCGGGCCGAGTCGGAGGACGTCCGCCGGGAGGCCGACGCGCTGCGCCGGAAGATGCGGTCGCTGGAGAGCGACACCCGCCGGGCGCAGGCCGAGACCCGCCGGCTGGCCGGGGAGCTGGAGACGCTGCGGGCGCAGGCGGCGGCCGAGCGCAGCGCCGCCGAGAGCGAGGCGCGGCGGCTGCGGCACCGGGTCTCCGAGCTGGAGAACGCCGCCGAGCAGGGCCGCCGGTCGGCTCGCGAGGGGCGCAGCGTCGAGGACATGCGGCTGCGGCTGCTGCTGGACACCGTGCTGCAGTCGGCGCAGGGGCTCCAGCGGGAGCTGGCGCTGCCGGTGTCGCAGATCCGCCCGGCGGACCTGGTGGAGGCGGTGGTGCCGGGTGCGGCCTCGCCGCACGACGTGGCCCGGCGCGGGCTGGCGGAGGACGATCCGGCGCTGCTGGACCAGCTGCTGGCGATCCCGCAGGTGCACCTGGTGGTGGACGGCTACAACGTGACCAAGACCGGCTATCCGACGCTGCCGCTGGAGCAGCAGCGGATCCGGCTGCTGGGCGGGCTGGCGATGCTGGCCCAGCGCACGCAGGCGGAGGTCACCTGTGTGTTCGACGGGCAGGACCTGGACGTGCCGGTCATCATGGCGCCGCCGCGCGGGGTTCGGGTACGGTTCAGCCGGACCGGCGAGACGGCGGACGAGCTGATCCGCCGCCTGGTGCGGGCCGAGCCGCAGGGCCGCCCGGTGGTGGTGGTCTCCACCGACCGGGAGGTGGCGGAGGGCGTGCGGAAGGCCGGCGCGCGCCCCGTCGCCTCGGTGCTGCTGCTGAATCGGCTGGCCCGGCCCTGA